A genome region from Rhodanobacter thiooxydans includes the following:
- a CDS encoding bile acid:sodium symporter family protein — MSLRRFRPDNFTLALLATVLLATLLPCRGGTARVLDGITDAAIALLFFLHGAKLPRAAIVQGLTHWRLHLTVFASTFVLFPLLGLALRPLGHALLTPELYLGVLFVCTLPSTVQSSIAFTSIAGGNVSAAVVSASMSNLIGIVLTPLLVGLLLASHGGGASWRGVLDIMLQLLLPFALGHVARRRIGGWVDRHRPLLGYTDQGTILLVVYTAFSAAVVDGLWRDTPVSALLATLAMCALLLALVMPTLTWAARRLGFSREDEIAIVFCGSKKSMASGIPMAKILFAGQLGGLGALVLPLMIFHQLQLIVCAVVARRYATRAAATDDTLEAD; from the coding sequence ATGTCGCTGCGTCGCTTTCGTCCGGACAACTTCACCCTCGCCCTGCTCGCCACCGTGCTGCTGGCCACGCTGCTGCCCTGCCGCGGTGGCACCGCACGGGTGCTCGACGGGATCACCGACGCGGCGATCGCACTGCTGTTTTTTCTGCACGGCGCCAAGCTGCCGCGCGCGGCGATCGTGCAGGGGCTGACCCACTGGCGGCTGCACCTGACCGTGTTCGCCAGCACCTTCGTGCTGTTTCCGCTGCTCGGGCTGGCGCTGCGACCGCTCGGCCACGCGCTGCTGACGCCGGAGCTGTATCTCGGCGTGCTGTTCGTCTGCACGCTGCCTTCCACGGTGCAGTCGTCGATCGCGTTCACCTCGATCGCCGGCGGCAATGTCTCCGCTGCGGTGGTCAGCGCGTCGATGTCGAACCTGATCGGCATCGTGCTGACCCCGCTGCTGGTCGGCCTGCTGCTGGCCAGCCACGGCGGCGGCGCCTCATGGCGCGGCGTGCTGGACATCATGCTGCAACTGCTGTTGCCGTTTGCGCTCGGCCATGTCGCGCGGCGCCGGATCGGCGGCTGGGTCGACCGCCACCGGCCGCTGCTCGGCTACACCGACCAGGGCACGATCCTGCTGGTGGTCTACACCGCGTTCAGCGCCGCCGTGGTCGACGGCCTGTGGCGCGACACGCCGGTCTCCGCCCTGCTCGCCACCCTGGCGATGTGCGCGCTGCTGCTGGCGCTGGTGATGCCTACGCTGACCTGGGCCGCACGCCGGCTCGGCTTTTCACGCGAAGACGAGATTGCCATCGTGTTCTGCGGCTCCAAGAAGAGCATGGCCAGCGGCATCCCGATGGCGAAGATCCTGTTCGCCGGCCAGCTCGGCGGCCTCGGCGCGCTGGTGCTGCCGCTGATGATCTTTCACCAGCTGCAACTGATCGTGTGCGCGGTGGTGGCGCGGCGCTACGCCACGCGGGCGGCGGCGACGGATGACACATTGGAAGCGGACTGA
- a CDS encoding DedA family protein, whose amino-acid sequence MDLLQQLVTIFAENGYVAVFIALMICGAGLPLPEDVTLVAGGVIAGLGYANVHTMFALAMSGVLLGDCAIFLLGHHYGARMLQWRFVARVLTPARYVKVQEKFDQYGNRLLFLARFLPGMRTTVYLTAGTTHRVSFLRFLLIDTMAALISVPIWVYLGYFGADNHEWLVKWIHRGQSSLWVLGGILLLTVLVLWWRHRRRTRCGLD is encoded by the coding sequence ATGGACCTGCTGCAGCAACTGGTGACGATCTTCGCCGAGAACGGCTACGTGGCCGTGTTCATCGCGCTGATGATCTGCGGCGCCGGCCTGCCGCTGCCGGAAGACGTCACCCTGGTCGCCGGCGGCGTGATCGCCGGGCTCGGCTACGCCAACGTGCATACGATGTTCGCGCTGGCGATGTCCGGCGTGCTGCTGGGCGACTGCGCCATCTTCCTGCTCGGCCACCACTACGGCGCGCGCATGCTGCAATGGCGCTTCGTGGCGCGCGTGCTGACCCCGGCGCGCTACGTCAAGGTGCAGGAGAAGTTCGACCAATACGGCAACCGGCTGCTGTTCCTGGCCCGCTTCCTGCCCGGCATGCGCACCACCGTCTACCTCACCGCCGGCACCACCCACCGGGTGTCGTTCCTGCGCTTCCTGCTGATCGACACCATGGCCGCGCTGATCAGCGTGCCGATCTGGGTCTACCTGGGCTACTTCGGCGCCGACAACCACGAGTGGCTGGTGAAATGGATCCACCGCGGCCAGAGCAGCCTGTGGGTGCTGGGGGGAATCCTGCTGCTGACCGTGCTGGTGCTGTGGTGGAGGCACCGGCGCCGCACGCGTTGCGGGCTGGATTGA
- the dnaG gene encoding DNA primase: protein MRGLIPDSFIDELLARVDIVDVIERRVPLKKAGREWTACCPFHNERTPSFYVSPAKQFFHCFGCGAHGSAVKFLMDYERLEFPDAVEELAQSVGLTVPREGGRDERPREDKTDLYALLDAATAWYEGELPRSADAQAYCRKRGLDAETIKRFRLGWAPAGYDGVIKALGNTPRRMELLNEAGMVASSERGSKYDRFRERLMFPILDRRGRVIAFGGRIISSAPPAREDQEAGIPARTSQQSSSPKYLNSPETPLFHKGRELFALWQVKQANPKLERIVVVEGYMDVIALHQAGLPVAVATLGTATTPEHTEVLFRAAPDVVFCFDGDRAGRAAAWKALEAALPRLRDGRQAYFLFLPDGEDPDTLVRKEGKEGFEKRIREAMPLSDYFFNELARDVDMASLDGRARLAERARPLIARLPDGAFRDLMAQELEKRSGARAVLQADPATRRAVQRPTAVQRSLVRSAISLLLAQPGMADQVERPYRFLRLDKPGVALLAELLDLARARPGINSAMLVEHFAERPEYPSLQKLMAALAVGEPEAQRSEFFDALARMEDQAATQRRDALTAKSRESTLDPAEKAELRELLAARVRPPVTSA, encoded by the coding sequence ATGCGCGGCCTGATCCCCGACAGCTTCATCGACGAACTGCTCGCCCGCGTCGACATCGTCGACGTGATCGAGCGGCGCGTGCCGCTGAAGAAGGCCGGGCGCGAGTGGACCGCCTGCTGCCCGTTCCACAACGAGCGCACGCCCTCGTTCTACGTGAGCCCGGCCAAGCAGTTCTTCCATTGCTTCGGCTGCGGCGCGCACGGCAGCGCGGTGAAGTTCCTGATGGACTACGAGCGGCTGGAGTTTCCCGACGCCGTCGAGGAGCTGGCGCAGTCGGTAGGCCTGACGGTGCCGCGCGAAGGCGGCCGCGACGAGCGCCCGCGCGAGGACAAGACCGACCTGTACGCGCTGCTCGATGCCGCCACGGCCTGGTACGAGGGCGAGCTGCCGCGCAGCGCCGATGCCCAGGCGTATTGCAGGAAACGCGGCCTGGACGCGGAGACGATCAAACGCTTCCGCCTCGGCTGGGCGCCGGCCGGCTACGATGGCGTGATCAAGGCGCTGGGCAACACGCCGCGGCGGATGGAACTGCTCAACGAGGCAGGCATGGTCGCGTCGAGCGAGCGCGGCAGCAAGTACGACCGTTTCCGCGAGCGGCTGATGTTCCCGATCCTCGACCGCCGCGGCCGCGTGATCGCGTTCGGCGGTCGCATCATTTCCAGCGCACCTCCTGCGCGCGAAGATCAAGAAGCAGGCATCCCCGCCCGCACTTCTCAACAAAGCTCATCCCCCAAGTACCTCAACTCCCCCGAGACTCCGCTGTTCCACAAGGGCCGCGAGCTGTTCGCGCTGTGGCAGGTGAAGCAGGCCAACCCCAAGCTTGAGCGCATCGTGGTGGTGGAGGGCTACATGGACGTGATCGCGCTGCACCAGGCGGGCCTGCCGGTCGCGGTGGCCACGCTGGGCACGGCGACCACGCCGGAACACACCGAGGTGCTGTTCCGCGCCGCACCCGACGTGGTGTTCTGTTTCGACGGTGACCGCGCCGGCCGCGCCGCGGCGTGGAAGGCGCTGGAAGCGGCGCTGCCGCGGCTGCGCGACGGGCGCCAGGCGTACTTCCTGTTCCTGCCCGACGGCGAGGACCCGGACACGCTGGTGCGCAAGGAAGGCAAGGAGGGTTTCGAAAAGCGCATCCGGGAAGCAATGCCGCTGTCGGACTATTTCTTCAACGAACTGGCGCGCGACGTCGACATGGCCAGCCTCGACGGCCGCGCCCGCCTCGCCGAGCGCGCCCGCCCGCTGATCGCCCGCCTGCCCGACGGCGCCTTCCGCGACCTGATGGCACAGGAGCTGGAGAAGCGCAGCGGCGCCCGCGCGGTACTGCAGGCCGACCCTGCCACACGTCGCGCCGTGCAGCGGCCCACCGCGGTGCAGCGCAGCCTGGTGCGCAGCGCGATCTCGCTGCTACTGGCGCAGCCGGGCATGGCCGACCAGGTGGAGCGGCCTTACCGCTTCCTGCGCCTGGACAAGCCCGGCGTGGCGCTGCTGGCCGAGCTGCTCGACCTCGCGCGCGCGCGGCCCGGCATCAACTCCGCCATGCTGGTGGAGCATTTCGCCGAGCGGCCGGAATACCCTTCGCTGCAGAAGCTGATGGCGGCGCTGGCGGTGGGCGAGCCCGAGGCGCAGCGCAGCGAGTTCTTCGACGCACTGGCGCGGATGGAAGACCAGGCTGCGACCCAGCGTCGCGACGCGCTCACCGCGAAGAGCCGCGAGAGTACGCTCGACCCCGCCGAGAAGGCCGAACTGCGCGAACTGCTGGCCGCCCGCGTGCGTCCGCCGGTGACCTCGGCCTGA
- a CDS encoding DUF1328 domain-containing protein, translated as MLKWAIIFAIVSLVAGWLGFGSLSGATATIAKVLFVCFLILFLLAVLAVIGVVSLV; from the coding sequence ATGCTGAAGTGGGCCATCATCTTCGCCATCGTCTCGCTGGTCGCCGGCTGGCTCGGCTTCGGCAGTCTCTCCGGCGCCACCGCCACCATCGCCAAGGTGTTGTTCGTGTGCTTCCTGATCCTGTTCCTGCTGGCCGTGCTGGCGGTGATCGGCGTGGTCAGCCTGGTCTAG
- a CDS encoding GatB/YqeY domain-containing protein yields the protein MTLKQQITEDMKTAMRSGDKHRLGVIRLMLAAIKQREVDERIELDDTQVLSVLEKMLKQRKDSVSQYAAAGREDLADVERAEMVVIEGYLPAKLGDEEIDALITAAIAATGASSPRDMGKVVAAVKEKAAGRADMGVVSGRIKARLAG from the coding sequence ATGACGCTCAAGCAGCAGATCACCGAAGACATGAAGACCGCCATGCGCAGCGGCGACAAGCACCGGCTGGGCGTGATCCGGCTGATGCTGGCAGCGATCAAGCAGCGCGAGGTGGACGAGCGGATCGAGCTGGACGACACGCAGGTGCTCAGCGTGCTGGAGAAGATGCTGAAGCAGCGCAAGGATTCAGTCAGCCAGTACGCCGCCGCCGGCCGCGAGGACCTGGCCGACGTCGAGCGCGCCGAGATGGTGGTGATCGAGGGCTACCTGCCGGCCAAGCTCGGCGACGAGGAGATCGACGCGCTGATCACCGCCGCGATCGCCGCCACCGGCGCCAGCTCGCCGCGCGACATGGGCAAGGTGGTGGCCGCGGTGAAGGAGAAGGCCGCCGGTCGCGCCGACATGGGCGTGGTCTCAGGGCGGATCAAGGCGCGCCTGGCCGGCTGA
- the rpsU gene encoding 30S ribosomal protein S21 translates to MPNVKVRENEPFEIALRRFKRTCEKAGVLAETRKREFYEKPTQERKRKRAAAVKRHLRRLSRDVSRKVRLY, encoded by the coding sequence ATGCCCAACGTAAAAGTTCGCGAGAACGAGCCGTTCGAGATCGCACTGCGTCGTTTCAAGCGTACCTGCGAAAAGGCCGGCGTGCTGGCTGAGACGCGCAAGCGCGAGTTCTACGAAAAGCCGACCCAGGAGCGCAAGCGCAAGCGTGCCGCCGCGGTGAAGCGCCACCTGCGCCGACTGTCGCGCGACGTCTCGCGCAAGGTCCGCCTGTACTGA
- the tsaD gene encoding tRNA (adenosine(37)-N6)-threonylcarbamoyltransferase complex transferase subunit TsaD, translating to METGKFSKPVLGIETSCDETGVALLRWEPDAPGRGLLAHTLYSQIKLHADYGGVVPELASRDHVRKLLPLIREALAQAGLGVRDLGGVAYTAGPGLVGALLVGASAGRALAWALGVPAIGVHHMEGHLLAPLLEADPPQPPFVALLVSGGHSMLVEVEAIGRYTILGDTLDDAAGEAFDKTAKLMGLPYPGGPALAKLATQGTAGAFRFSRPMTDRPGLDFSFSGLKTQVLLAWQQSDQSEQTRADIARAFEEAIVDTLVIKCRRALAATGAQRLVIAGGVGANRHLRSELAKAGEKDGFRVYFPRLDFCTDNGAMIALAGAIRLAGGQHQDETVQVRPRWDLQTLPAA from the coding sequence GTGGAAACAGGCAAATTTTCAAAGCCCGTGCTGGGCATCGAGACCTCCTGCGACGAGACCGGCGTGGCCCTGCTGCGCTGGGAGCCGGACGCGCCCGGCCGCGGCCTGCTGGCCCACACCCTGTACAGCCAGATCAAGCTGCACGCCGACTACGGCGGGGTGGTGCCGGAACTGGCCAGCCGCGACCACGTGCGCAAGCTGCTGCCGCTGATCCGCGAGGCGCTGGCCCAGGCCGGGCTGGGCGTGCGCGACCTGGGCGGGGTGGCCTATACCGCCGGCCCGGGCCTGGTCGGCGCCCTGCTGGTGGGCGCTTCGGCCGGGCGCGCGCTGGCCTGGGCGCTGGGCGTGCCGGCGATCGGGGTGCACCACATGGAAGGCCACCTGCTGGCGCCGCTGCTGGAGGCCGATCCGCCGCAGCCGCCGTTCGTGGCCCTGCTGGTTTCCGGCGGCCATTCGATGCTGGTCGAGGTCGAGGCCATTGGTCGCTACACGATCCTGGGCGACACCCTGGACGACGCCGCCGGCGAGGCCTTCGACAAGACCGCCAAGCTGATGGGCCTGCCGTATCCGGGCGGTCCGGCGCTGGCGAAGCTGGCGACGCAGGGCACGGCCGGCGCGTTCCGCTTTTCCCGCCCGATGACCGACCGGCCGGGGCTGGATTTCAGCTTCTCCGGGCTGAAGACCCAGGTGTTGCTGGCCTGGCAGCAGTCTGACCAGTCCGAGCAGACCCGCGCCGACATCGCCCGCGCGTTCGAGGAAGCGATCGTCGACACGCTGGTCATCAAGTGCCGCCGCGCGCTTGCGGCCACCGGCGCGCAGCGGCTGGTGATCGCTGGCGGCGTGGGTGCGAACCGCCACCTGCGCAGCGAGCTGGCCAAGGCTGGCGAAAAGGATGGTTTCCGGGTGTACTTCCCGCGGCTGGACTTCTGCACCGACAACGGCGCGATGATCGCGCTCGCCGGCGCGATCCGCCTGGCCGGCGGCCAGCATCAGGACGAAACCGTGCAGGTGCGCCCGCGCTGGGATCTGCAGACTTTGCCGGCAGCCTGA
- a CDS encoding pseudouridine synthase yields MRVNKYISEAGLCSRREADEWLAAGRVTINGEVVSTGAKALEGDEVRVDGEIVKARILAATPAAKKAVYIALNKPVGVTCTTDQAVAGNIVDFVDHPQRIFPIGRLDKDSEGLILLTSNGDIVNEILRAENHHEKEYLVAVNKAVTDEFLAGMAKGVRIHGQMTRPCRTRRIAKFGFSIVLTQGLNRQIRLMAAAFGYRVTQLRRVRIDNVKLGHLKPGQWRNLTEAELKGLLPGRMQW; encoded by the coding sequence ATGCGCGTCAACAAGTACATCAGCGAAGCCGGCCTGTGCTCGCGTCGCGAGGCGGACGAGTGGCTGGCGGCCGGGCGCGTGACCATCAATGGCGAAGTGGTCTCGACCGGGGCCAAGGCGCTGGAAGGCGACGAGGTGCGGGTGGACGGCGAAATCGTCAAGGCGCGCATCCTGGCCGCCACGCCGGCGGCGAAGAAGGCGGTCTACATCGCACTGAACAAGCCGGTGGGCGTCACCTGCACCACCGACCAGGCGGTGGCCGGCAACATCGTGGACTTCGTCGACCACCCGCAGCGGATCTTCCCGATCGGCCGGCTGGACAAGGATTCCGAGGGGCTGATCCTGCTCACTAGCAACGGCGACATCGTCAACGAGATCCTGCGCGCCGAGAACCACCACGAGAAGGAGTACCTGGTGGCGGTGAACAAGGCGGTGACCGACGAGTTTCTCGCCGGCATGGCGAAAGGCGTGCGCATCCATGGCCAGATGACCCGGCCCTGCCGCACCCGCCGCATCGCGAAGTTCGGTTTCTCGATCGTGCTGACCCAGGGCCTGAACCGGCAGATCCGGCTGATGGCGGCCGCGTTCGGCTATCGCGTCACGCAGCTGCGCCGCGTGCGTATCGACAACGTGAAGCTGGGCCATCTCAAGCCGGGCCAGTGGCGCAACCTCACCGAGGCGGAGCTGAAGGGCCTGCTGCCCGGCCGCATGCAGTGGTGA
- a CDS encoding ABC transporter permease, protein MSRNAAANLVALNTILRREIVRIMRIWTQTLIPPAITMTLYFVIFGKLIGSRIGSVEGGFSYMQYIVPGLVMMSIITNSYGNISSSFFGAKFSRAVEEMLVSPMPNWVILTGYVAGAVVRGLVVGVLVLLIALFFTDLHVMHPLITFTSVLLGATIFSLAGFVNAVYAKKFDDIALVPTFILTPLTYLGGVFYSINMLGEPWQAISRANPILYMVNAFRYGVLGISDVHVGWAFVVMLGFVAVLSVFALQLLKRGVGLRS, encoded by the coding sequence ATGAGCCGCAACGCCGCCGCCAACCTGGTTGCACTGAACACCATCCTGCGCCGCGAAATCGTGCGCATCATGCGCATCTGGACGCAGACGCTGATCCCGCCGGCGATCACCATGACGCTGTACTTCGTGATCTTCGGCAAGCTGATCGGCAGCCGCATCGGCAGCGTCGAGGGCGGCTTCAGCTACATGCAGTACATCGTGCCCGGGCTGGTGATGATGAGCATCATCACCAACAGCTACGGCAACATCTCCAGCTCGTTCTTCGGCGCCAAGTTCAGCCGCGCGGTGGAGGAGATGCTGGTGTCGCCGATGCCGAACTGGGTGATCCTGACCGGCTATGTCGCCGGCGCGGTGGTGCGCGGCCTGGTGGTCGGCGTACTGGTGCTGCTGATCGCACTGTTCTTCACTGACCTGCACGTGATGCACCCGCTGATCACCTTCACCTCGGTGCTGCTGGGCGCCACCATCTTCTCCCTGGCCGGCTTCGTCAACGCGGTGTACGCGAAGAAATTCGACGACATCGCGCTGGTGCCCACCTTCATCCTCACTCCGCTGACCTACCTCGGCGGCGTGTTCTACTCGATCAACATGCTGGGCGAACCGTGGCAGGCGATCTCGCGCGCCAACCCGATCCTGTACATGGTCAACGCATTCCGCTACGGCGTGCTCGGCATCAGCGACGTGCACGTGGGCTGGGCCTTCGTGGTGATGCTGGGCTTCGTGGCGGTGCTCAGCGTGTTCGCACTGCAGCTGCTCAAGCGCGGCGTGGGGCTGAGGTCTTGA
- a CDS encoding ABC transporter ATP-binding protein, with the protein MSPQLPDTVPALAVDNLRKTYGNGVEALKGISLTVQPGDFFALLGPNGAGKSTLIGILSSLVNSTSGDARVFGVSVNKQRSEAMKLIGLVPQEINFNQFEKSFDICVNEAGFYGIPRKIAAERAEKYLKELRLWDKAHDQARMLSGGMKRRLMIARAMMNEPRLLILDEPTAGVDIEIRRSMWQFISGINAAGTTVILTTHYLEEAESLCRNIAIIDHGRIIENTSMKRLLATLDVETFVLDVAAIPAALPSIPHVTLRRRDDHTLEAEMARSHDLNSLFATLSAHGITVTSMRNKTNRLEELFVRLVESGRHAPDRERAA; encoded by the coding sequence ATGTCCCCGCAGCTTCCCGATACGGTCCCGGCGCTCGCCGTCGACAACCTGCGCAAAACCTACGGCAACGGCGTCGAGGCCCTGAAGGGCATCAGCCTCACCGTGCAGCCCGGCGACTTCTTCGCCCTGCTCGGCCCGAACGGCGCCGGCAAGTCCACCCTGATCGGCATCCTGTCCTCGCTGGTGAACTCCACCTCCGGCGACGCCCGGGTGTTCGGCGTATCGGTCAACAAGCAGCGCAGCGAGGCAATGAAGTTGATCGGCCTGGTGCCGCAGGAGATCAACTTCAACCAGTTCGAGAAGTCGTTCGACATTTGCGTGAACGAGGCGGGCTTCTACGGCATTCCGCGGAAGATCGCCGCCGAGCGCGCGGAGAAGTACCTGAAGGAGCTGCGCCTGTGGGACAAGGCGCACGACCAGGCGCGCATGCTTTCCGGCGGCATGAAGCGGCGCCTGATGATCGCCCGCGCGATGATGAACGAGCCCCGGTTGCTGATCCTCGACGAGCCTACCGCGGGTGTGGACATCGAGATCCGCCGCTCGATGTGGCAGTTCATCAGCGGTATCAACGCGGCCGGCACCACGGTGATTCTGACCACACACTATCTGGAGGAAGCCGAGTCGCTGTGCCGCAACATCGCGATCATCGACCACGGCCGCATCATCGAGAACACCAGCATGAAGCGCCTGCTGGCGACGCTGGACGTGGAGACCTTCGTGCTCGACGTGGCCGCCATCCCGGCCGCGCTGCCAAGCATCCCCCACGTCACCCTGCGCCGCCGCGACGACCACACGCTGGAAGCCGAGATGGCCCGCTCGCACGACCTCAACTCGCTGTTCGCCACGCTGTCCGCGCACGGCATCACGGTGACCTCGATGCGCAACAAGACCAACCGGCTGGAGGAACTGTTCGTGCGGCTGGTGGAGAGCGGCCGGCACGCGCCGGATCGGGAGCGCGCTGCATGA
- a CDS encoding ferredoxin--NADP reductase yields the protein MADPFQLRLVDSRMLAPTVRHLVLERVDGQPLAFQPGQFVQVHFHYDDGTATKRSYSVGTVGDGSLPGGLTEVGRIEIAVSYVEGGAATKLLGELPVGGVVDASGPYGRFYLQESDRHPRYLLLATGTGVTPYRAMLPQIGKLLAAGGREVVLLYGARSEAELLYGEEFEAFAQVHPGFAFHACLSREARAVSRPDDRYGHVQNVLAELGPHADRDIAYLCGNPNMVDAAFNALKDFGLPVAQIRREKYISSR from the coding sequence ATGGCCGACCCCTTCCAGCTCCGCCTCGTCGACAGCCGCATGCTCGCGCCCACCGTGCGCCACCTGGTGCTCGAGCGCGTCGATGGCCAGCCGCTGGCGTTCCAGCCGGGCCAGTTCGTGCAGGTGCATTTCCACTACGACGACGGCACGGCGACCAAGCGCAGCTACTCGGTGGGCACCGTCGGCGACGGCAGCTTGCCGGGCGGATTGACAGAAGTCGGGCGCATCGAAATTGCGGTGAGCTATGTCGAGGGCGGCGCGGCGACGAAACTGCTCGGCGAGCTGCCGGTCGGCGGGGTGGTCGATGCCAGCGGTCCCTACGGTCGCTTCTATCTGCAGGAAAGCGATCGCCACCCGCGCTACCTGCTGCTGGCCACCGGCACCGGCGTCACCCCGTATCGCGCCATGCTGCCGCAGATCGGGAAGCTGCTGGCCGCGGGCGGCCGCGAAGTGGTGCTGCTGTACGGCGCCCGCAGCGAGGCCGAGCTGCTCTACGGCGAGGAATTCGAGGCGTTCGCCCAGGTCCACCCCGGCTTCGCCTTCCATGCCTGTCTCAGCCGCGAGGCCCGCGCCGTGTCGCGTCCCGACGACCGCTATGGCCACGTGCAGAACGTGCTGGCCGAACTCGGCCCCCACGCCGACCGCGACATCGCCTACCTGTGCGGCAACCCCAACATGGTCGACGCCGCCTTCAATGCGCTGAAGGATTTCGGCCTGCCGGTGGCGCAGATCCGCCGCGAGAAATACATCTCGTCGCGCTGA
- a CDS encoding fimbrial protein, translating into MSIHPPRQRTPTMGLARGGLLLLIALLAIMPGRGWAKCYFDPGNSQGTYSVALPATIVNDPATPVGSVLYTSYPTPINQPVSFTCDSKGGNDRWGLVNKAGSTPATTDNLFPIGTTGMGYRVLQRGSYIYPYDYFNLGNGAWYENDAVTIELVKTGTIANGTTLQGPLASFKAGTPGNFIYDAMINLANSLTFTAPACQVSTSNITVALPTVTSQAFSGVGSVAGTTPFSIGLTCSSGATVRITLDTATPVAGKPGVIAPSSGSTGGVGVQVLDSSGVTPVSFGVAQTIGATPNGTLTVNYFTRYYQTGSTISAGLLGATATFTLSYQ; encoded by the coding sequence ATGAGCATCCATCCACCGCGCCAGCGGACACCAACCATGGGCCTGGCCCGCGGCGGGCTGCTGCTGCTCATCGCGTTGCTTGCAATCATGCCCGGCCGCGGCTGGGCCAAATGCTATTTCGATCCGGGCAACTCGCAGGGGACCTACTCGGTGGCGCTGCCCGCGACTATCGTCAACGATCCGGCCACCCCGGTCGGCAGCGTGCTGTACACGTCGTATCCCACGCCGATCAACCAGCCGGTTTCCTTCACCTGCGACAGCAAGGGCGGCAACGACCGCTGGGGCCTGGTGAACAAAGCCGGCAGCACCCCCGCGACGACAGACAACCTGTTCCCGATCGGCACTACCGGCATGGGCTACCGGGTACTGCAGCGCGGCAGCTATATCTACCCGTACGACTACTTCAACCTGGGAAACGGCGCCTGGTACGAGAACGATGCCGTCACCATCGAGCTGGTGAAGACCGGCACGATTGCCAACGGCACCACGCTGCAGGGTCCGCTGGCCAGCTTCAAGGCGGGCACACCGGGCAACTTCATCTACGACGCGATGATCAACCTGGCCAACAGCCTGACCTTCACCGCGCCCGCCTGCCAGGTCAGCACCAGCAACATCACCGTGGCGCTGCCCACGGTCACCAGTCAGGCCTTCAGCGGTGTCGGTTCGGTCGCCGGCACGACGCCGTTCTCGATCGGGCTGACCTGTTCCAGCGGCGCCACCGTGCGCATCACGCTGGACACGGCCACGCCGGTCGCCGGCAAACCAGGCGTGATCGCGCCGTCGAGCGGCAGCACCGGCGGCGTCGGCGTGCAGGTACTGGATTCGTCGGGGGTGACACCGGTGTCATTCGGCGTGGCCCAGACCATTGGCGCCACGCCGAACGGTACGCTCACGGTGAACTATTTCACCCGCTACTACCAGACCGGGAGCACGATAAGCGCCGGCCTGCTTGGCGCCACGGCGACGTTCACGCTCTCCTACCAGTAA